From the Candidatus Neomarinimicrobiota bacterium genome, one window contains:
- a CDS encoding 30S ribosomal protein S12: MPTINQLVKQGRKRVKKSTATPALKSNPQKRGVCTRVYTTTPKKPNSALRKVARVRLTNGIEVSAYIPGEGHNLQEHSIVLIEGGRVKDLPGVRYHIVRGTFDTAGVSDRKSSRSRYGAKKPK, encoded by the coding sequence ATGCCGACAATAAATCAACTAGTTAAACAAGGACGTAAGCGGGTTAAGAAATCCACAGCTACTCCTGCGCTAAAAAGTAACCCTCAAAAGCGTGGAGTTTGCACAAGGGTTTATACGACAACGCCTAAAAAGCCGAATTCTGCTTTGCGGAAAGTGGCCCGTGTTCGTCTCACAAATGGGATTGAAGTATCGGCGTATATCCCGGGAGAGGGGCACAATCTTCAAGAGCATAGCATTGTTCTTATTGAGGGTGGCCGTGTGAAAGATTTGCCTGGAGTTCGATATCATATCGTACGTGGTACATTTGATACTGCCGGTGTATCCGACAGGAAATCAAGTAGGTCAAGATATGGCGCTAAAAAACCTAAATAA
- the rpsG gene encoding 30S ribosomal protein S7 has protein sequence MRRRRPEKRQILPDTVYNDLNVAKFINFLMVRGKKGMAEQIFYSSMNVIKNRVKSDGLEVFVKAVENTSPMLEVKSRRIGGATYQVPIEVPRNRRFFLASHWLINAAKGRKGRPMAEKLAAELIAAANGEGGAIKKKDDTHRMAEANKAFAHFR, from the coding sequence ATGAGACGACGTAGACCAGAAAAAAGACAAATTTTACCGGACACAGTTTACAATGATTTGAATGTGGCAAAATTCATCAATTTTTTAATGGTCCGTGGAAAAAAAGGAATGGCAGAACAAATTTTTTATTCATCTATGAATGTGATTAAAAATCGGGTTAAATCTGATGGCTTGGAAGTGTTTGTAAAGGCTGTTGAAAACACATCGCCTATGTTAGAGGTAAAATCGCGCCGAATTGGTGGTGCCACGTACCAAGTGCCGATTGAAGTTCCAAGGAACAGACGATTTTTTCTGGCTTCACACTGGTTAATTAATGCGGCCAAAGGGAGAAAAGGTCGGCCCATGGCTGAAAAATTGGCAGCAGAGTTAATTGCGGCTGCAAATGGAGAAGGCGGAGCAATCAAAAAGAAAGACGATACGCATAGAATGGCAGAAGCTAACAAGGCATTTGCCCATTTTAGATAA